The Paenibacillus sp. YPG26 genome includes a window with the following:
- a CDS encoding site-2 protease family protein — protein sequence MEQQQHPKTRKKNSLWWLGSLIALILAKGKTLLAVLKFSKLGGALISMAVSIGAYALIYPWGFAVGFVALLFVHELGHVIAAKRKGLPVSAPLFIPFLGALITMKRNPRDAQTEAYIALGGPILGSLGALAMFAAAYYLDSPLLYALANVGFFLNLLNLLPIHPLDGGRIATAVTRWLWLVGLIGGLYVIILLKSFLFFIIWVMFAFDLYGKYGRQKKQAPRSLRGTFQVPVEHLREQGYLIPGTGHRRELPFTTYSELDGQQYVKAIWEGLDFEGLIALPQQGLIQKVQVVQIEHVEKEDGLHLAIQCQVEYEVFENNKYYDVPVASRIGYGITYVLLAAGLAGMMYVVHQVSDLTL from the coding sequence TTGGAGCAACAACAACATCCCAAGACACGTAAGAAGAACTCCCTCTGGTGGCTGGGCAGTCTGATCGCACTAATTCTGGCAAAAGGAAAGACGCTGCTCGCTGTCCTGAAGTTCAGCAAGCTGGGCGGCGCCCTGATCTCCATGGCGGTGTCCATAGGCGCCTACGCTCTCATTTATCCATGGGGCTTTGCGGTAGGCTTTGTCGCTCTCTTGTTCGTACATGAGCTCGGTCATGTGATCGCCGCCAAGCGGAAAGGGCTTCCGGTATCCGCCCCGCTATTCATTCCTTTTCTGGGCGCATTAATCACGATGAAGCGGAATCCGCGGGATGCGCAGACCGAGGCCTATATTGCCCTTGGCGGCCCGATCCTTGGAAGTCTTGGCGCCCTGGCTATGTTCGCCGCGGCCTATTACCTGGACAGTCCGCTGCTGTACGCGCTGGCCAATGTAGGATTCTTCCTTAACCTGCTTAATCTGCTGCCCATTCATCCGCTGGATGGCGGCAGGATCGCCACGGCGGTAACCCGCTGGCTGTGGCTGGTCGGACTCATAGGAGGTCTATATGTTATTATTCTCCTGAAATCGTTCCTGTTCTTTATTATCTGGGTGATGTTCGCCTTTGATCTATACGGGAAGTATGGACGTCAGAAGAAACAGGCTCCTCGTTCACTTCGGGGCACATTCCAGGTCCCGGTGGAACACCTGCGGGAACAGGGTTACCTTATCCCGGGAACCGGGCACCGGCGGGAGCTGCCCTTCACCACGTACAGTGAACTGGACGGGCAGCAGTATGTGAAGGCGATATGGGAAGGCCTGGATTTCGAAGGCTTGATCGCCCTTCCTCAGCAGGGTCTGATTCAGAAGGTTCAAGTGGTTCAAATCGAACATGTGGAGAAGGAAGACGGCCTGCACCTCGCCATACAGTGTCAGGTTGAATACGAGGTCTTCGAGAATAACAAATACTATGATGTTCCGGTCGCTTCCCGCATTGGCTACGGAATCACCTACGTTCTGCTTGCCGCGGGATTGGCAGGAATGATGTATGTAGTGCATCAGGTTAGCGATCTCACTTTATAA
- a CDS encoding Rrf2 family transcriptional regulator, whose product MAISSRVSVAVHILSLLNLEKEGRMTSEFIAGSVNTDPVVISRIISMLSRAKLVATSPDVAGARLARPLEDITLLDVYRAVQVDISDELFSIHGNPNPECTVGRNIQSTLETSFTRAQNAMEKELSSITMEYIVNDLIRRETAN is encoded by the coding sequence ATGGCGATCAGCAGCCGTGTATCTGTTGCAGTACACATATTATCCCTGCTTAATCTGGAGAAGGAAGGACGCATGACTTCAGAGTTCATTGCCGGCAGTGTAAATACAGATCCTGTGGTAATAAGCCGGATTATAAGTATGTTAAGCCGTGCAAAGCTTGTGGCGACCTCGCCAGATGTGGCCGGCGCCAGGCTTGCGCGTCCTCTTGAAGATATCACTTTACTGGATGTCTACCGGGCCGTTCAGGTCGATATCTCAGATGAGTTGTTCTCCATCCATGGCAATCCGAATCCGGAGTGCACGGTTGGAAGGAACATTCAGTCGACGCTTGAGACTTCCTTCACCCGGGCGCAGAACGCGATGGAGAAGGAACTGTCATCCATTACGATGGAGTACATCGTCAACGATTTAATCCGGCGCGAGACTGCCAATTAA
- a CDS encoding amino acid permease — MNIMRRKSISSMMEMKNKGNTLKKELGAFDLTMLGIGCVVGTGIFVMTGVAAARHAGPALILSFVIAGLVCAFCALCYAELASMVPVSGSAYTYSYATFGEIVAWILGWDLILEYGFAASMVASGWSGYFQGLLSGFGIHLPHAFTSAFDTSKGTYIDLPAVLIALLLTFMVSRGAKESTRLNTIMVVIKIAVIVLFLVVGVFYVKPANWTPFMPFGFGGVMTGAATAFIAYIGFDVVATAAEEVRNPQRDLPRGIIASLVVCALLYVLVTAVLTGIVPYQMLDVKNPVAFAIQFIHQDWIAGFISIGAIVGITTVLFVLLYGQTRLLYAIGRDGLLPKKLSRLNPKTKAPTVSTWATGIIVAFFAGVLPLDRLSDLVSIGTLFAFISVAIGIIILRKARPDLQRSFRVPWVPVIPLLAIIFCGYLLFSLPLVTWEAFLIWMAIGLVIYFTYGIKNSGLTKPTQDE; from the coding sequence ATGAACATAATGAGGAGAAAATCCATCTCATCCATGATGGAGATGAAGAACAAAGGCAATACCTTAAAGAAAGAGCTGGGCGCATTTGATCTGACCATGCTGGGAATTGGCTGCGTGGTGGGTACCGGGATCTTCGTTATGACCGGTGTAGCGGCTGCCCGGCATGCAGGACCAGCATTGATCCTGTCGTTCGTAATTGCAGGACTGGTCTGTGCCTTCTGTGCGCTCTGTTACGCGGAGCTGGCCTCAATGGTCCCTGTCTCCGGCAGTGCATATACTTACAGTTATGCCACCTTCGGGGAGATTGTCGCCTGGATATTAGGCTGGGATCTTATCCTGGAATACGGTTTCGCGGCATCGATGGTAGCCAGTGGATGGTCGGGATACTTCCAGGGGCTGCTGTCCGGCTTCGGCATTCATCTGCCGCATGCCTTCACAAGTGCTTTTGATACGAGTAAAGGAACCTATATTGATCTGCCTGCTGTCCTTATTGCGCTGCTGCTGACCTTCATGGTCTCGCGGGGAGCCAAGGAGTCAACCCGGCTGAACACGATTATGGTGGTAATCAAGATTGCTGTCATCGTGCTCTTCCTCGTTGTCGGTGTATTCTATGTGAAGCCCGCCAACTGGACTCCGTTCATGCCGTTCGGCTTCGGAGGTGTAATGACGGGCGCAGCCACCGCATTCATCGCCTACATCGGCTTCGATGTAGTAGCAACCGCAGCGGAGGAAGTTCGTAATCCGCAGAGAGATCTCCCGCGCGGCATCATTGCTTCGCTAGTTGTATGCGCCCTGCTGTACGTGCTGGTGACGGCCGTGCTAACCGGCATCGTGCCTTACCAGATGCTTGATGTGAAGAACCCGGTAGCCTTCGCCATTCAGTTCATTCATCAGGACTGGATTGCCGGATTCATCTCAATCGGAGCTATTGTCGGGATCACCACGGTATTGTTCGTGCTCTTGTATGGACAGACACGCCTGCTCTATGCAATTGGACGTGACGGCCTGCTGCCGAAGAAGCTGTCCCGGTTGAATCCGAAGACCAAAGCACCTACGGTCAGCACATGGGCAACAGGAATCATCGTGGCTTTCTTCGCGGGTGTGCTTCCCCTCGACAGATTGTCGGATCTGGTCAGCATTGGTACCCTGTTCGCGTTCATCTCGGTGGCCATCGGTATTATTATTTTGCGCAAGGCGCGTCCGGATCTGCAGCGTTCCTTCCGGGTGCCCTGGGTTCCGGTAATTCCACTGCTGGCTATTATCTTCTGCGGGTATCTGCTGTTCAGCCTGCCGCTTGTGACCTGGGAAGCCTTCCTGATCTGGATGGCGATCGGTCTGGTTATATACTTCACCTACGGAATTAAGAACAGCGGGCTAACGAAGCCGACGCAAGACGAATAA
- a CDS encoding CidB/LrgB family autolysis modulator, with translation MITGLFCLFITISLYFACKKLYSVRPRVYFSPLLVTPLVLVIGLLLVHIPYEAYNSGGQWLSSMLQPATVAFAVPLFKYYKVLKKYAALILISVLSGSLVAIVSSLLLAQSMHLDNALVSSLVPRSVTTPIAMSVSEVIGGVPNITAVFVIITGLLGSMIGPMIVKMFRIDNEVARGVLLGTGAHGTGTSKAFELSSLTGTISSISMIVAALFTLGAAPLIISVLARL, from the coding sequence ATGATCACCGGTCTATTCTGTCTGTTCATCACGATAAGCCTATATTTTGCATGCAAAAAATTGTACAGTGTAAGGCCGCGCGTCTATTTCTCCCCGCTGCTGGTCACGCCGCTCGTCCTGGTCATCGGGCTGCTGCTCGTACATATTCCGTATGAAGCCTACAACAGCGGGGGACAGTGGCTCAGCAGCATGCTGCAGCCGGCCACGGTGGCTTTTGCCGTACCTCTCTTCAAATACTATAAAGTGCTCAAGAAATATGCGGCCCTGATTCTGATCAGTGTGCTGTCGGGTTCGCTTGTAGCCATCGTATCTTCCCTGCTGCTGGCTCAGAGCATGCATCTGGATAATGCTCTTGTCAGCAGTCTGGTGCCCCGCTCGGTCACTACGCCTATTGCGATGAGCGTCTCCGAGGTTATTGGCGGCGTACCGAACATTACGGCAGTCTTCGTTATTATTACCGGGCTGCTCGGTTCCATGATTGGTCCCATGATCGTGAAGATGTTCCGTATCGACAACGAGGTTGCACGCGGTGTCCTGCTGGGTACGGGCGCCCATGGCACCGGCACCTCCAAAGCCTTCGAGCTGAGCTCGCTGACAGGCACCATCTCCAGCATTTCGATGATTGTCGCCGCCTTGTTCACTCTAGGAGCAGCCCCCCTTATCATCTCCGTGCTTGCCCGGCTCTAG
- a CDS encoding sugar ABC transporter permease, translating into MSMLHKRAPLSPTAVPPASSTVRRRFNLARLKENALAYVFLAPSLLFFGTFLLYPMLKSIYLSFHLTDPRGRIAAYVGLDNFKSLFLSEALWSGLAVTGQFALLTVPTGIVLGLLMSALAHAKLRGIRIFQFIFSLPLAVSVSTASVIWMMLFHPTMGMFNYFLSLAGIPSVQWLTDPSWALLSIAVMTIWMNSGFNFIVLLSGLQGISEDIYDSAKIDGSGPIRTFIRLVMPLLSPTIFFLFVVSVINSLQAFGQIHILTKGGPAGSTEVLVYSIYKEAFVNYQFGTGSAISIVLFLIILLLTLIQFIYVEKKVHYQ; encoded by the coding sequence ATGAGTATGCTGCACAAAAGGGCCCCATTATCGCCCACTGCGGTCCCGCCTGCCTCTTCAACCGTCCGAAGACGGTTCAACCTGGCCCGCTTGAAGGAGAACGCGCTGGCTTACGTCTTTCTCGCTCCATCCCTGTTGTTCTTTGGAACCTTTCTACTCTATCCCATGCTGAAATCCATATATCTCAGCTTCCATCTGACCGACCCCCGCGGACGTATCGCCGCCTATGTGGGGCTGGATAACTTCAAGTCCCTGTTCCTGTCCGAGGCTCTCTGGAGCGGTCTGGCGGTAACCGGCCAATTCGCCCTGCTTACCGTACCGACCGGTATTGTTCTGGGTCTCCTCATGTCCGCTCTGGCTCATGCCAAGCTTCGCGGGATACGTATCTTTCAATTCATCTTCTCACTGCCGCTGGCCGTATCGGTCAGCACCGCATCCGTAATCTGGATGATGCTGTTCCATCCAACGATGGGCATGTTCAACTACTTCTTAAGCCTGGCGGGAATTCCCTCGGTACAGTGGCTTACCGATCCTTCCTGGGCGCTGCTGTCCATCGCTGTAATGACCATATGGATGAACTCGGGCTTTAACTTTATCGTGCTGCTCAGCGGACTTCAGGGCATCTCCGAAGATATCTATGACAGCGCCAAGATTGACGGCTCAGGGCCTATCCGGACTTTCATCCGGCTGGTTATGCCGCTGCTGTCCCCGACCATCTTTTTTCTCTTCGTTGTGTCTGTCATCAATTCGCTTCAAGCCTTCGGACAGATTCACATCCTGACCAAAGGCGGTCCAGCCGGATCGACAGAGGTATTGGTCTATTCGATCTATAAAGAGGCCTTCGTGAACTATCAATTCGGAACCGGAAGCGCGATCTCCATTGTGCTGTTCCTCATTATTCTGCTGCTCACGCTTATTCAATTCATTTATGTCGAGAAGAAGGTGCATTATCAATGA
- a CDS encoding LysR family transcriptional regulator — protein MDIRQLQYLIEVARLKSFTKAAESLYITQPTISKTIRQMEEELGITLFDRSGKRISLTDAGQIMVNQAQNIVKSFNSMSAELDDLRNLKKGHIRIGLPPMVGASFFPKIIGQFHKRYPDITIQLFEDGAKKVEADTDSGALDVGITVLPVTVEGLECFSFVEEKLNLIVHPSHRLAVLGEVPLTELAAESFVLFREDFVLHDRIITECVRAGFQPRVVYESSQWDLISEMVAANLGIALLPETVCREMDPSRVTVLPLVDPVIPWKLGIIWREDRYLSFAAREWIRFAQEVLTGGE, from the coding sequence GTGGATATCCGTCAACTGCAGTATCTTATTGAGGTCGCCAGACTGAAGAGCTTCACGAAAGCGGCGGAGTCGCTGTATATCACCCAGCCGACGATCAGCAAGACGATCAGGCAGATGGAGGAAGAGCTCGGGATCACTTTGTTTGACAGAAGCGGCAAGCGGATCAGTCTGACGGATGCTGGGCAGATTATGGTTAATCAAGCCCAGAATATCGTTAAGTCCTTCAATAGCATGTCGGCGGAGCTGGATGATCTGCGGAATTTGAAGAAGGGACATATCCGAATCGGGCTTCCGCCGATGGTAGGCGCGAGCTTCTTCCCGAAGATCATCGGGCAGTTCCATAAGCGGTATCCGGACATTACGATTCAGCTGTTCGAGGATGGGGCCAAGAAGGTGGAGGCGGACACGGACAGCGGCGCGCTGGATGTAGGCATCACGGTGCTGCCCGTCACTGTGGAAGGTCTGGAGTGCTTTTCTTTTGTGGAAGAGAAGCTGAATCTGATCGTGCACCCGTCGCATCGGCTTGCAGTGCTTGGGGAAGTCCCCCTGACTGAGCTTGCAGCAGAGTCCTTTGTCTTGTTCCGGGAGGACTTCGTCCTGCATGACCGGATTATTACCGAATGTGTCCGTGCTGGATTCCAGCCCCGGGTTGTCTACGAGAGCTCTCAATGGGACTTGATCAGTGAGATGGTAGCCGCCAATCTCGGCATTGCCCTTCTGCCGGAGACGGTATGCCGGGAGATGGACCCTTCCCGGGTTACGGTTCTGCCTCTGGTAGACCCGGTCATTCCCTGGAAGCTCGGTATCATTTGGCGGGAAGACCGCTATTTATCATTTGCCGCAAGAGAATGGATCCGGTTCGCCCAAGAAGTATTAACCGGAGGGGAATAA
- a CDS encoding CidA/LrgA family holin-like protein produces MGKLKSLLMGVLQIAILFFISMAMNKIVDLLHLNIPGSILGIIVIFTLLKTGIVKLEWIEKGANWLLAELLLFFIPSAVGVMKYIPMLESDGVRILIVVIFSTFIVMASSGLTASGMAKRKEKQV; encoded by the coding sequence ATGGGAAAATTAAAGTCCTTGCTGATGGGTGTCCTGCAAATCGCCATCCTGTTCTTTATTTCCATGGCTATGAATAAAATTGTGGACCTGCTCCACCTGAATATACCAGGAAGTATCCTTGGCATTATCGTTATATTTACGCTCCTGAAGACAGGTATCGTGAAGCTGGAGTGGATCGAGAAGGGGGCCAATTGGCTGCTCGCAGAGCTTCTGCTGTTCTTCATCCCTTCCGCTGTAGGCGTAATGAAATATATCCCCATGCTTGAAAGTGATGGAGTTCGCATCCTCATTGTTGTCATTTTTAGCACATTTATTGTTATGGCCAGCTCCGGACTCACCGCGTCGGGAATGGCCAAGCGAAAGGAGAAGCAGGTATGA
- the pdaA gene encoding delta-lactam-biosynthetic de-N-acetylase: MATSGNTVRADGPFHFGFKKSVNGSLPSINEEGFKDILDKNGAIFTGDTSRKDIFLTFDNGYENNAYTSKILDTLKEKKVPVAFFITGHYVKDQPELVKRMAAEGHIIGNHSWSHPDMTTVSDERIKEELDKVKQAVTEVTGVKEMTFLRPPRGIFNDRTLRVTRQYGYTNVFWSVAYKDWDVNDQKGADYAFRKVTSQLHPGAVLLIHAISKDNTDALGAIIDEARRQGYTFKSLNDLPGQQKAPGTD; this comes from the coding sequence ATGGCCACATCAGGTAATACGGTCAGGGCAGATGGACCGTTTCATTTCGGGTTCAAGAAGAGCGTGAATGGAAGTCTTCCCTCGATCAACGAGGAAGGATTCAAGGACATTCTTGATAAGAATGGTGCGATATTTACAGGAGACACCAGCAGGAAGGACATCTTCCTGACTTTTGACAACGGCTACGAGAATAATGCCTATACCTCGAAGATACTGGATACCTTGAAGGAGAAAAAGGTGCCTGTGGCGTTCTTCATTACCGGACACTATGTGAAGGATCAGCCTGAACTGGTCAAGCGAATGGCTGCGGAGGGACATATTATCGGCAACCATTCCTGGAGCCATCCCGATATGACCACGGTATCCGATGAGCGGATCAAGGAAGAGTTGGATAAAGTGAAGCAGGCCGTTACAGAGGTAACCGGAGTGAAGGAGATGACCTTCCTGCGCCCGCCAAGAGGGATATTCAATGATCGTACTCTGAGGGTTACGCGCCAGTATGGATATACGAATGTCTTCTGGTCGGTGGCCTATAAGGATTGGGATGTGAATGACCAGAAGGGCGCGGACTATGCCTTCCGGAAGGTGACCAGTCAGCTGCATCCGGGCGCTGTGCTGCTTATCCATGCGATATCCAAAGATAACACGGACGCCCTGGGGGCCATTATTGATGAAGCCAGAAGGCAGGGCTACACGTTCAAGAGCCTGAATGACCTGCCTGGTCAGCAAAAGGCTCCGGGCACCGACTGA
- a CDS encoding MarR family winged helix-turn-helix transcriptional regulator: MDINENPKVQRLFEAFNRVRRADWRRPSVGQCKPSEMKLLFYIKKGMEKHEEGFTVSELSSALEVTSPTVTQLINSVEAGGLVERRMDPNDRRVVRVKLTPVGAELTHKAMESFFGRFHELYEHLGEVQSQQLAELLEKVTRFLSEDQERSSVEKHDR, translated from the coding sequence GTGGACATCAACGAGAATCCGAAGGTTCAGAGGCTTTTCGAGGCCTTTAACCGTGTTCGTAGGGCAGATTGGCGCAGACCCTCAGTAGGGCAGTGCAAGCCGAGTGAGATGAAGCTGCTCTTTTATATCAAGAAAGGTATGGAGAAACATGAGGAGGGCTTCACCGTATCGGAGCTCAGCAGCGCGCTGGAGGTCACCTCACCAACAGTTACCCAGCTGATTAACAGTGTGGAGGCGGGCGGATTGGTAGAACGCAGGATGGATCCAAATGATCGGAGGGTTGTGCGCGTCAAGCTGACACCCGTGGGAGCCGAGTTGACACACAAAGCAATGGAGTCTTTCTTTGGACGGTTCCATGAGCTGTATGAGCATTTGGGGGAGGTACAGAGCCAGCAGTTGGCGGAACTTCTGGAGAAGGTTACCCGGTTCTTGAGTGAGGATCAGGAACGAAGCAGTGTCGAGAAGCATGATCGCTAG
- a CDS encoding ABC transporter ATP-binding protein translates to MIRIFRFLKPYRIPLIFVIVLVFLQSLSELYLPTLMADIVNKGVVTGDIGYIWRIGLFMLVVALGGIITSIAASYYSSRVATGFGKTLRSKVFSHVERFSLEEFDKLGTASLITRTTNDITQIQQVLLMMMRMMVSAPLLAIGGIIMAMSKDKTLSLVFVVIIPVLMGAILLIASRGIPLFKIIQTRIDRLNLVLREGLTGIRVIRSFNRTGHEAKRFEKANFDLTETSIKVNKVMAAMMPTMMLVLNVSSIAIIWYGGIRIDNGSMAVGDLIAFLQYAMQIMFSFIMVSIMFVMVPRASASATRINEVLDTLPVIKDAQEKSGRPEPSEYAAPAPSLSGYVEFEDVSFSYPGAEQPAVSGISFRAEPGEITAIIGGTGSGKTTLISLIPRFYDVDSGCVRVDGQDVRDIPQEELRRKIGFVPQKAVLFTGSIAENIRYGNEAATDEEVRQAARIAQAEEFISEMEKGYDAEISQGGNNVSGGQKQRLSIARALVRRPEIYIFDDSFSALDFKTDAKLRAALKDETGESTVIIVAQRVSTVKDADRIIVMDESRIAGMGTHQELLENSRVYREIVYSQLSEEEIA, encoded by the coding sequence ATGATCAGAATTTTTCGTTTTTTGAAGCCGTACCGTATTCCACTGATCTTCGTGATTGTACTTGTGTTTCTTCAGTCTCTGTCAGAGCTGTACCTGCCGACGCTGATGGCGGATATTGTGAATAAGGGTGTTGTCACAGGGGACATCGGATATATTTGGCGGATCGGGCTGTTCATGCTGGTTGTCGCTCTAGGAGGAATTATTACTTCTATCGCGGCCAGCTATTACTCCTCGAGGGTGGCAACGGGATTCGGCAAGACGCTTCGGAGCAAGGTATTCTCGCATGTGGAGCGGTTCTCGCTGGAAGAGTTCGATAAGCTCGGCACCGCTTCACTCATTACGCGTACGACCAATGATATTACACAGATTCAGCAGGTACTGCTGATGATGATGCGGATGATGGTCAGCGCGCCGCTGCTTGCGATCGGGGGCATCATTATGGCGATGTCGAAGGATAAGACGCTCTCGCTCGTATTTGTGGTAATTATTCCGGTGCTTATGGGCGCGATCCTGCTAATTGCGAGCAGGGGAATTCCGTTATTCAAGATTATCCAGACCCGAATTGACCGGCTGAACCTCGTTCTGCGCGAAGGTCTCACGGGGATCCGTGTCATCCGCTCGTTCAACCGGACCGGGCATGAGGCCAAGCGGTTCGAGAAAGCCAACTTTGACCTCACAGAAACCTCAATCAAAGTGAATAAGGTCATGGCCGCCATGATGCCTACCATGATGCTCGTCCTGAACGTATCGTCCATTGCAATCATATGGTATGGCGGAATCCGTATTGATAACGGCAGTATGGCCGTGGGTGACCTGATCGCATTTCTGCAGTATGCCATGCAGATTATGTTCTCCTTCATCATGGTGTCCATCATGTTCGTGATGGTCCCGAGAGCTTCGGCATCGGCAACCCGGATTAATGAGGTGCTGGATACCCTGCCAGTGATCAAGGATGCGCAAGAGAAGTCTGGGAGACCTGAACCTAGCGAGTATGCCGCCCCTGCTCCAAGCTTAAGCGGATACGTCGAGTTCGAGGATGTCAGCTTCAGCTATCCGGGAGCGGAGCAGCCCGCCGTGTCAGGCATTTCGTTCCGGGCCGAGCCGGGCGAGATTACCGCTATTATCGGGGGAACCGGTTCGGGCAAAACAACACTGATCAGCCTGATCCCCCGCTTTTATGATGTGGACAGCGGCTGTGTGCGGGTTGACGGCCAAGATGTTCGTGACATTCCTCAAGAGGAGCTGCGGAGGAAGATCGGCTTCGTGCCGCAGAAGGCCGTGCTGTTCACCGGCTCCATCGCGGAGAATATCCGCTATGGAAATGAAGCGGCGACGGATGAGGAGGTTAGGCAGGCGGCGCGTATTGCCCAGGCTGAGGAATTCATCTCCGAGATGGAGAAAGGATATGACGCCGAGATATCCCAAGGGGGGAACAATGTATCCGGTGGTCAGAAGCAGCGCTTGTCGATCGCAAGGGCGCTCGTCAGAAGACCTGAGATTTATATCTTTGACGATAGCTTCTCGGCCCTGGACTTCAAGACCGACGCGAAGCTGCGGGCCGCCTTGAAAGATGAGACGGGTGAATCCACCGTCATTATTGTGGCTCAGCGCGTAAGCACGGTGAAGGATGCCGACCGGATTATCGTTATGGATGAGAGCCGCATTGCAGGGATGGGTACCCACCAAGAACTGCTTGAGAACAGCAGGGTCTATCGCGAGATCGTCTATTCCCAGCTGTCAGAGGAGGAGATCGCATGA